The nucleotide sequence GCGGAAGAACTGGTTCCTCcaggaaggggaagaaggagcGGTCAAAGCAACCCCAGAGAGGACTCGGGGTGGCTCAACTGGAGGAGATCAGATTACAAAGTCAAATGGACGAATACGTTTCTTCTCTTAACCCCCCATTCTGCAGCAATCTCAACATGGTCTCTCTCCGATCCATGCATATGCTCGAGTTTTGAGGAAATCAGCAACTTTTTTCTTgtcttttgttgttgttattctttttcttcttcctcttcctacgAATTTAAATAGACTCTCTCATGATGATTGCCTTAGGAACACTCGAGAGTAGAAATGGCACCTTCATCATCATCTCCCTTGTCGCGGTCAGGATCTTCATCCTTTGCACTCCGTCCTAATATGATGGTATGTCAAGCTTGCACTCGCTCATTATGTGCTTCCGCCAAAGTAAGCAAGAGactaagaaaataaaagaacaatGTTTTCGCAGACAAGAAATCCTCACATGAAATAACCCTCTCATGTTGATTATTCTTGCTACGATGGTTGTAGGTGAGATTTGGAGATGCTGAAGAGAGAGGCATCATTCATTATGGCGAGCATTGGTCGAGGTAATGCATGCAGTTCAATTAGATTTTGGGTGGAAAAAGAAGTTCTACACGATCAGCAGATATCATTTACTTTTCGTGTCATCAGATCGCAATTAGATCAAAGGAGGAGTGTTTCTTCTCCCCACTGCTATGTGCCACCAACTTTGACACTGTCCCTCTTCGAACACAACACTGAGGTCGTCTTGATTTCCTTTGCTTCTACGTAATCTTTTAGAACCCATCATATATGGCATGCATTTTTATCATGACTGTCATCCACTGCACAGGAGGATTCGgcacagaagaggaatcagcatGATCCAAGATTAGGATCGATCGGTCAGAGTTCTGATACCAATGATGCGCAAGAACTAGACTTGGATCTTAAACTGTCACTCTGAATGCTTGCAAGATCCCTTGGTGTATATTCTGCACATCTGCATGTATTATTAGTCTCAGTTGCATAATAATGCATGAGAAAATCTTGTTCTGACTCCAATATCCAAAGTGTGATGCATCGATGCATAGATATGATCTAAGCTTGCTTTGTCATTTGTTAAAGCTGACTTCTAATGACTGGTATTGAGGCCAGTGCGAGAGTTCAATTTTATGGCACGAAGGGTGTGTTGATACAAACGCATCTCCTCAATCCTGTGGAAGTCTGAAGCGATTGATGATGTCTTGGAATGATATCACACCTCTTTTGTCTTTCTGCTTTGAAGCCTCCACTTCAATCCATGAGCTCGCGCCATCGTCGTCTCTAACACATCAGTTGGTCCATGATGGAAGCGAGAACAGTAGTCGAGAGAAGACTTCCGACGATGGCGGATTTGCTCTCCTCCGGTCTGCTAACTTCTTCCTTCACCTCCTCCTCAACGACGGCCGACTCCGCCGCTGGATCGGGAAGAACAACCAGATATATCCGAGGTGTGCTCGCTTACGCACGCATGCCCGCTGCCAGGCGGCGGTCGTCATACCGCCGACCACCTCAACTACTGAATCCGTTGAACGGCTCAGATGCACTTGATGGGCGCAAGGAATAATCTTGTTGGCTTGTGGACCAAAATCACgtttggagatatatatatatatatatatatatatatatatatcctcttattctaaaaatctcaaaaatacctctcaaaagttattatatatattttcattaaaatcCAAAATATTTTCTCGCCAATTGTTCATAGtgtctttattttaaaaatattatatagtattttaaaaatactatatagtatTTTGATTTCAAAAACACTATGAGTACAAACACAATACACTATACAGTGTCTTTGAGTGTAGTGTTTTTATACTATCCTTATTTTTATGAATGAAAATACTACAAAACTAGTTCAAAAACAACagtgtttttaaaataatatatagtgTTTTATGGATAAAAACTAGGGGTGTTAGATTTGACTGAGTTTAGGAAGAGATTTTAGGGTTTTGAAAACTTTTGGATGAAGtgagtatttttaaaattaaaattaaataattcaaATATGAATGGATTAACCAAACTAAACTAAGAAAGGCTTA is from Musa acuminata AAA Group cultivar baxijiao chromosome BXJ3-8, Cavendish_Baxijiao_AAA, whole genome shotgun sequence and encodes:
- the LOC103996117 gene encoding protein SPEAR3-like, with translation MESKQSNGLGSGSGRTGSSRKGKKERSKQPQRGLGVAQLEEIRLQSQMDEYVSSLNPPFCSNLNMEHSRVEMAPSSSSPLSRSGSSSFALRPNMMVRFGDAEERGIIHYGEHWSRSQLDQRRSVSSPHCYVPPTLTLSLFEHNTEEDSAQKRNQHDPRLGSIGQSSDTNDAQELDLDLKLSL